In a genomic window of Curtobacterium sp. MCBD17_035:
- the mgrA gene encoding L-glyceraldehyde 3-phosphate reductase, whose product MTYVARDDRYDSMPFRRTGRSGLDLPLLSLGYWHNFGDDRPFETQRAISRRAFDLGITHHDLANNYGPPYGAAEINFGRIMREDLHPYRDELVISTKAGWDMWPGPYGQGGGSRKYVLASLDQSLQRMGLDYVDVFYSHRLDASTPLEETMTALDTAVRQGKALYVGISSYDTERTRQAAAILRDLGTPLLIHQPSYSMLNRWIETEGLLDAADELGFGVIGFTALAQGLLTGKYLDGVPEGTRAAAGTSFDPSVITPEVVGHLRALHDIAAARGQSLAQLALAWALRDERVTSLVIGASRVEQVEQNVAALDHLSFTEDELRAIDEHAVDSAGIDLWAGARAGEV is encoded by the coding sequence ATGACCTACGTCGCCCGTGACGACCGCTACGACTCGATGCCGTTCCGCCGGACCGGCCGGTCCGGCCTCGACCTGCCGCTGCTCTCACTCGGGTACTGGCACAACTTCGGTGACGACCGACCGTTCGAGACCCAGCGCGCGATCAGCCGGCGGGCGTTCGACCTCGGGATCACGCACCACGACCTCGCGAACAACTACGGGCCGCCCTACGGCGCCGCGGAGATCAACTTCGGCCGCATCATGCGGGAGGACCTCCACCCGTACCGGGACGAGCTCGTCATCTCGACCAAGGCCGGTTGGGACATGTGGCCGGGTCCGTACGGGCAGGGCGGCGGGAGTCGGAAGTACGTGCTCGCATCGCTCGACCAGTCGCTGCAGCGCATGGGCCTCGACTACGTGGACGTCTTCTACTCGCACCGCCTCGACGCCTCCACGCCGCTCGAGGAGACCATGACCGCGCTCGACACGGCTGTCCGGCAGGGTAAGGCGCTCTACGTCGGGATCTCCTCGTACGACACGGAGCGGACCCGTCAGGCGGCGGCGATCCTCCGCGACCTCGGCACCCCGCTGCTCATCCACCAGCCGTCGTACTCGATGCTCAACCGCTGGATCGAGACCGAGGGCCTCCTCGACGCGGCGGACGAGCTCGGGTTCGGGGTCATCGGGTTCACGGCGCTCGCGCAGGGCCTGCTCACGGGCAAGTACCTCGACGGCGTGCCCGAGGGGACCCGCGCCGCCGCCGGCACCTCGTTCGACCCCTCGGTCATCACGCCCGAGGTCGTCGGTCACCTCCGGGCGCTGCACGACATCGCGGCCGCTCGGGGGCAGTCCCTCGCCCAGCTCGCACTCGCGTGGGCCCTCCGCGACGAGCGGGTGACCTCGCTCGTGATCGGCGCCTCGCGGGTCGAGCAGGTCGAACAGAACGTCGCGGCGCTCGACCACCTGTCCTTCACGGAGGACGAGCTGCGCGCCATCGACGAGCACGCGGTGGACTCGGCCGGCATCGACCTGTGGGCGGGGGCTCGGGCCGGCGAGGTCTGA
- a CDS encoding TetR/AcrR family transcriptional regulator gives MMLDHTNADTAAAAAAAQTLHLRVIIVDGAVDLLHEVPFHEARPEAVAARIGISLEELHQHFPSWDGLVLAAVDRWNGQRTEAIEHTLGDVSTVEFLRAMVASNVRQPALMRLLVALASVASDCTHPMAPYLQSRYQLFVTQIRRGLEHDVAVGRAPHTMDPRRGAEQLIALYEGLQLQALLRQDLDLMSAFDRAASRLERGWEERYQVRAPLTPSTWVDDAWSL, from the coding sequence ATGATGCTCGACCACACCAACGCGGACACCGCGGCCGCTGCCGCCGCAGCCCAGACGCTCCACCTCCGCGTCATCATCGTCGACGGGGCCGTCGACCTGCTCCACGAGGTGCCCTTCCACGAGGCCCGTCCGGAAGCCGTCGCCGCCCGCATCGGCATCTCGCTCGAAGAGCTCCACCAGCACTTCCCGTCGTGGGACGGCCTCGTGCTCGCCGCCGTCGACCGGTGGAACGGCCAGCGCACCGAAGCCATCGAGCACACCCTCGGCGACGTCAGCACCGTCGAGTTCCTCCGCGCGATGGTGGCGTCGAACGTCCGGCAGCCCGCGCTCATGCGCCTGCTCGTCGCCCTCGCGAGCGTCGCGAGCGACTGCACGCACCCCATGGCCCCCTACCTGCAGTCGCGGTACCAGCTGTTCGTCACGCAGATCCGCCGCGGTCTCGAGCACGACGTCGCCGTCGGTCGTGCACCGCACACCATGGACCCCCGTCGCGGCGCGGAGCAGCTCATCGCCCTCTACGAGGGCCTGCAGCTGCAGGCCCTGCTCCGGCAGGACCTGGACCTGATGTCGGCGTTCGACCGGGCGGCCTCCCGCCTCGAGCGCGGTTGGGAGGAGCGGTACCAGGTGCGCGCTCCGCTCACGCCGTCGACGTGGGTCGACGACGCCTGGTCGCTCTGA
- a CDS encoding glucose 1-dehydrogenase: MTDQYTFQDPSKLYADKVPDEQYLGGSGTDAEMAENVPADHGEETYRGSGRLEGRKALITGGDSGIGAAVAIAYAREGADVAIGYLPEEEEDAKRIVGLIEDAGRKAVTLPGDITDAAFCRELVAKAVDELGGLDILVNNAGKQQHVEDLTDLSDEEFDATFKTNVYAMFWITKAALPHLQPGSTIINTTSIQAYQPSPALVHYASTKGAINTFSKGLAGQLASKGIRVNAVAPGPIWTPLQPAGGQAPEKLPEVGAETPLGRWGQPAELAPAFVFLASGESSFVIGETLHVNGGMPTP, from the coding sequence ATGACGGACCAGTACACGTTCCAGGACCCGAGCAAGCTCTACGCCGACAAGGTGCCCGACGAGCAGTACCTCGGCGGATCCGGCACCGATGCCGAGATGGCGGAGAACGTCCCCGCCGACCACGGTGAGGAGACCTACCGCGGCTCCGGTCGACTCGAGGGGCGCAAGGCCCTGATCACGGGCGGTGACTCGGGCATCGGCGCAGCCGTCGCGATCGCCTACGCGCGCGAGGGCGCCGACGTCGCGATCGGGTACCTGCCCGAGGAGGAAGAGGACGCCAAGCGCATCGTCGGCCTCATCGAGGACGCGGGCCGCAAGGCCGTCACGCTGCCCGGCGACATCACGGACGCCGCGTTCTGCCGTGAGCTCGTGGCGAAGGCCGTCGACGAGCTCGGTGGGCTCGACATCCTCGTCAACAACGCGGGCAAGCAGCAGCACGTCGAGGACCTCACCGACCTGTCGGACGAGGAGTTCGACGCCACCTTCAAGACGAACGTCTACGCGATGTTCTGGATCACGAAGGCCGCGCTGCCGCACCTGCAGCCGGGCTCGACGATCATCAACACGACCTCGATCCAGGCGTACCAGCCGTCGCCGGCGCTCGTGCACTACGCCTCGACCAAGGGTGCCATCAACACGTTCTCCAAGGGGCTCGCGGGCCAGCTCGCGTCGAAGGGCATCCGCGTCAACGCGGTCGCTCCCGGCCCGATCTGGACGCCGCTGCAGCCGGCGGGTGGCCAGGCCCCCGAGAAGCTGCCCGAGGTCGGCGCCGAGACCCCGCTCGGACGCTGGGGTCAGCCGGCCGAGCTCGCGCCGGCCTTCGTGTTCCTGGCGAGTGGTGAGTCCTCGTTCGTCATCGGCGAGACGCTCCACGTGAACGGTGGCATGCCCACGCCGTGA
- a CDS encoding BLUF domain-containing protein, whose protein sequence is MLSTVYTSSATYPFTDDDLAVLLLNSRANNARAGLTGVLLHQDGQFMQVLEGPDDAVRERYAIIASDPRHGAVQLVAQESIAERRFPAWTMGYRAVVDTGTDDLPGFDDFFSAPAAGRTSETAARVQDLVAQLGDEDPTAA, encoded by the coding sequence GTGCTGTCCACCGTCTACACCAGTTCCGCGACCTACCCGTTCACGGATGACGACCTGGCGGTCCTGCTCCTGAACAGCCGCGCGAACAACGCCCGTGCCGGTCTGACCGGCGTCCTGCTGCACCAGGACGGGCAGTTCATGCAGGTGCTCGAGGGTCCCGACGACGCCGTGCGCGAGCGCTACGCGATCATCGCGTCGGACCCGCGCCACGGTGCGGTCCAGCTCGTCGCGCAGGAGTCGATCGCCGAGCGACGGTTCCCGGCGTGGACCATGGGGTACCGCGCGGTCGTCGACACCGGCACCGACGACCTGCCCGGCTTCGACGACTTCTTCAGCGCGCCCGCGGCCGGTCGGACGTCGGAGACCGCGGCGCGGGTGCAGGACCTCGTCGCGCAGCTCGGTGACGAGGACCCGACCGCGGCCTGA
- a CDS encoding DNA alkylation repair protein has product MAVDTAEDVLGALSRTPGDLAAARRVARRFATLGDGEVGALLWSEVEDARLVAVLLLVQRFRDGDDATRSAVVEDYMAAAHSERVDSDLLVEVSAEHIVGAWLADRPRGPLFALAKSDVVWERCIAVTATLAFVKRGEAATALDIVGRLVRERNEHVRRAVALVLRGVGKWASHDELVAFLESNASGMDRALLSAATEHLPAAVQARFRR; this is encoded by the coding sequence GTGGCCGTCGACACCGCCGAGGACGTCCTCGGCGCACTCAGCCGCACCCCGGGCGACCTCGCCGCCGCTCGACGCGTCGCCCGCCGGTTCGCGACCCTCGGTGACGGCGAGGTGGGGGCGCTGCTCTGGAGCGAGGTCGAGGACGCACGGCTCGTGGCGGTGCTGCTGCTCGTCCAGCGGTTCCGGGACGGTGACGACGCGACCAGGTCGGCCGTGGTGGAGGACTACATGGCAGCGGCCCACAGCGAGCGCGTCGACAGCGACCTGCTCGTCGAGGTCAGTGCGGAACACATCGTGGGCGCGTGGCTCGCCGACCGGCCCCGTGGTCCGCTCTTCGCCCTCGCCAAGAGCGACGTCGTCTGGGAGCGGTGCATCGCGGTCACCGCGACCCTCGCGTTCGTCAAGCGTGGGGAGGCCGCGACCGCGCTCGACATCGTCGGCAGGCTCGTGCGGGAGCGGAACGAGCACGTGCGGCGTGCCGTGGCGCTCGTCCTGCGCGGGGTCGGCAAGTGGGCCTCGCACGACGAGCTCGTCGCGTTCCTCGAGTCGAACGCGAGCGGGATGGACCGTGCGCTGCTCAGTGCGGCGACGGAGCACCTGCCTGCGGCTGTGCAGGCGCGGTTCCGCCGGTAG
- a CDS encoding zinc-dependent alcohol dehydrogenase, which yields MRALTWQGTEKVSVETVPDPTIQEPTDAIIRITSTAICGSDLHLYRVLGPYIDKGDVLGHEPMGIVEEVGSGVTNLAPGDRVVIPFNISCGHCWMCTHGLQSQCETTQVKQYGSGAALFGYTKMYGQVPGGQAEYLRVPHADYGPIKVPATGPDDQYLFLSDILPTAWQGVAYADVPEGGTLAVLGLGPVGQFAARIGRHLGYRVLAVEPELVRREMAAKYGVETFDMSDDVVEHLVDLTDGRGPDGVVDAVGMEAHGDAVAGFAQRAAGLLPDKLAQKAIETAGVDRLVAVHAAIDLVRRGGTVSLSGVYGGTADPMPMMTLFDKQITVREGQCNVRRWFDDLMPLVEDPSDPLGTLDLTTHRVSLEDAPHMYEVFQKKEDGCVKVVLTPGAPA from the coding sequence ATGCGCGCACTCACCTGGCAGGGGACCGAGAAGGTCTCGGTCGAGACCGTCCCCGATCCGACGATCCAGGAGCCCACCGACGCGATCATCCGGATCACGTCGACGGCGATCTGCGGGTCCGACCTCCACCTGTACCGCGTGCTCGGGCCGTACATCGACAAGGGCGACGTGCTCGGCCACGAGCCCATGGGGATCGTCGAGGAGGTCGGTTCGGGCGTGACGAACCTCGCTCCGGGTGACCGCGTCGTGATCCCGTTCAACATCTCGTGCGGGCACTGCTGGATGTGTACGCACGGGCTGCAGTCGCAGTGCGAGACGACGCAGGTGAAGCAGTACGGCAGCGGTGCCGCGCTGTTCGGCTACACGAAGATGTACGGCCAGGTGCCGGGTGGGCAGGCGGAGTACCTCCGGGTGCCCCACGCCGACTACGGGCCGATCAAGGTCCCCGCGACCGGCCCCGACGACCAGTACCTGTTCCTCAGCGACATCCTCCCGACCGCGTGGCAGGGCGTGGCATATGCCGACGTGCCCGAGGGCGGGACGCTCGCGGTGCTCGGGCTCGGCCCGGTCGGGCAGTTCGCGGCCCGGATCGGCAGACACCTCGGGTACCGCGTGCTCGCCGTCGAGCCGGAGCTCGTCCGCCGCGAGATGGCGGCGAAGTACGGTGTCGAGACGTTCGACATGTCGGACGACGTGGTGGAGCACCTCGTGGATCTCACCGACGGCCGTGGGCCGGACGGCGTCGTCGACGCCGTCGGTATGGAGGCCCACGGTGACGCCGTCGCCGGGTTCGCCCAGCGGGCGGCCGGGCTGCTGCCCGACAAGCTCGCGCAGAAGGCCATCGAGACCGCGGGCGTCGACCGGCTCGTCGCGGTGCACGCGGCGATCGACCTGGTCCGGCGCGGCGGCACGGTCTCGCTCAGCGGTGTCTACGGCGGGACGGCCGACCCGATGCCGATGATGACGCTGTTCGACAAGCAGATCACGGTCCGTGAGGGACAGTGCAACGTCCGCCGCTGGTTCGACGACCTCATGCCGCTCGTCGAGGACCCGTCCGATCCGCTCGGCACGCTCGACCTGACGACGCACCGCGTGTCCCTCGAGGACGCCCCGCACATGTACGAGGTGTTCCAGAAGAAGGAGGACGGCTGCGTCAAGGTCGTCCTGACCCCCGGCGCTCCGGCATGA
- a CDS encoding cytochrome P450, with protein sequence MTIGSPTAGVDLMDLTAFADDREMAVFAALREQDPVHWNAPSHRGPGFWALTRYADVKAAASEMPQLTSAEGTQILDRKVEGALQSLHNMDGQEHVALRRVTIPHLRAVKIQQWQAMIDEAVTLLLDEAEARGTFDLVERISARLPMLVLSRVLGIPASDAPRMVDWTNRLTSSDPDHLVDADALAEARDEVMGYFQRLTEERRADPRDDLISVMANGSVAGQPLTWNQLAAYYIVLVAAGNETTRHLVSGGTVALHEHDAWARLERDRGLLPRTVEEMFRHVSPVAAMRRTALEDLTIDGRDVAAGDKVVLWFSAANRDPAVFEDPDDFRLDRTPNDHLSFGWGAHFCLGSHLARAEVRSFFGAVLDRGIRFELDGEPERLRVNLFRGWDRVPVRVVRTGGAA encoded by the coding sequence ATGACGATCGGGAGCCCGACGGCGGGCGTCGACCTGATGGACCTCACCGCGTTCGCGGACGACCGCGAGATGGCGGTGTTCGCCGCGCTCCGGGAGCAGGACCCCGTGCACTGGAACGCCCCGTCGCACCGCGGGCCGGGCTTCTGGGCGCTCACTCGGTACGCCGACGTCAAGGCCGCGGCGAGCGAGATGCCGCAGCTGACGAGCGCCGAGGGCACCCAGATCCTGGACCGCAAGGTGGAGGGCGCGCTGCAGAGCCTCCACAACATGGACGGGCAGGAGCACGTCGCCCTGCGCCGGGTCACGATCCCGCACCTGCGGGCCGTGAAGATCCAGCAGTGGCAGGCCATGATCGACGAGGCCGTGACGCTCCTGCTCGACGAGGCGGAGGCCCGCGGCACCTTCGACCTGGTCGAACGCATCAGCGCCCGCCTGCCGATGCTCGTGCTGTCCCGCGTCCTCGGCATCCCCGCGTCGGATGCGCCCCGCATGGTCGACTGGACGAACCGGTTGACGAGCTCCGACCCGGACCACCTGGTCGACGCCGACGCCCTCGCCGAAGCGCGGGACGAGGTCATGGGGTACTTCCAGCGCCTCACCGAGGAGCGTCGCGCCGACCCCCGGGACGACCTCATCAGCGTCATGGCGAACGGCAGCGTGGCCGGGCAGCCGCTCACCTGGAACCAGCTGGCGGCGTACTACATCGTGCTCGTGGCGGCCGGGAACGAGACCACGCGGCACCTCGTCTCGGGCGGCACGGTGGCGCTCCACGAGCACGACGCGTGGGCGCGGCTGGAACGTGACCGCGGCCTCCTGCCGAGGACCGTCGAGGAGATGTTCCGCCACGTCAGCCCGGTCGCCGCGATGCGCCGGACCGCACTCGAGGACCTGACCATCGACGGACGCGACGTCGCCGCGGGCGACAAGGTCGTCCTGTGGTTCTCGGCCGCGAACCGTGACCCCGCCGTGTTCGAGGACCCGGACGACTTCCGCCTCGACCGCACGCCGAACGACCACCTGAGCTTCGGGTGGGGCGCGCACTTCTGCCTCGGGTCGCACCTGGCGCGGGCGGAGGTCCGGTCGTTCTTCGGCGCCGTGCTCGACCGCGGGATCCGGTTCGAGCTCGACGGGGAGCCGGAACGCCTGCGGGTGAACCTGTTCCGCGGGTGGGACCGCGTGCCGGTGCGTGTGGTCCGGACGGGAGGCGCGGCATGA
- a CDS encoding Ig-like domain-containing protein: MYPKHALVRRVRIPIVGGVTLAVAGALVLAAGPAAHATEVSGAITNVTVSPTAPALGSQLRTSIDWCAPADARAGDTFGLTLSDHLGHLPTGFELDDPATGATVATATIASSTPWIVSFTFTNYVDTHRDTCGTAYVQSDFDGTTTPGGVTTPITSTTSDGRQFTTPITPTGPAWGDPAAASKYGTWARPDQGRTNPTDAVVWHIDTPNGPFASATTTDDVPVGQTWQFDCGTVRLSEGSYVDGVYTHIADLAGSDFPVTCSTSSVTVSWPALAVADQYRVEVATSEQTANGDGPARTEQNVATVTTRATDGTTATTDAGAQMIQASAGGMGQGVAVAVAPIVTPTPSPSGGTASVSPAGASAVPAAAAATDTSGSLAFTGQDDRPAIALGSALLLAGIAVLALARRRRLTVDAPESAGSATPRHGLRRQR, from the coding sequence ATGTACCCGAAGCATGCCCTCGTCCGCCGTGTCCGGATCCCGATCGTGGGCGGTGTCACCCTCGCCGTCGCGGGCGCCCTCGTCCTGGCCGCCGGCCCCGCAGCCCACGCCACCGAGGTCTCCGGCGCGATCACGAACGTCACCGTCAGCCCGACCGCGCCGGCGCTCGGCAGTCAGCTCCGCACGTCCATCGACTGGTGCGCGCCCGCCGACGCCCGCGCCGGTGACACGTTCGGCCTCACGTTGAGCGACCACCTCGGTCACCTGCCGACGGGCTTCGAACTCGACGACCCCGCGACCGGCGCGACGGTGGCGACGGCAACGATCGCATCGAGCACCCCGTGGATCGTCTCGTTCACGTTCACGAACTACGTGGACACGCACCGCGACACCTGCGGCACGGCGTACGTCCAGTCGGACTTCGACGGCACGACGACCCCGGGCGGTGTCACCACCCCGATCACCTCGACGACGAGTGACGGGCGGCAGTTCACGACGCCGATCACGCCGACCGGCCCGGCCTGGGGTGACCCGGCGGCCGCGTCGAAGTACGGCACGTGGGCGCGGCCCGACCAGGGCCGGACGAACCCGACGGACGCGGTCGTCTGGCACATCGACACCCCGAACGGCCCGTTCGCCTCCGCCACGACCACCGACGACGTTCCCGTCGGACAGACCTGGCAGTTCGACTGCGGCACGGTGCGGCTCTCCGAGGGTTCCTACGTCGACGGCGTCTACACGCACATCGCGGACCTCGCCGGATCGGACTTCCCGGTCACCTGCTCCACGTCCAGTGTGACCGTGTCCTGGCCGGCGCTCGCCGTCGCGGACCAGTACCGCGTCGAGGTCGCGACCTCCGAGCAGACGGCGAACGGTGACGGTCCGGCTCGTACCGAGCAGAACGTGGCGACCGTCACCACCCGCGCCACCGACGGCACGACCGCCACGACGGATGCCGGTGCACAGATGATCCAGGCGAGCGCGGGCGGCATGGGGCAGGGCGTCGCCGTGGCCGTCGCGCCGATCGTGACGCCGACGCCGTCCCCCTCGGGCGGCACCGCGAGCGTGTCCCCGGCCGGAGCGAGCGCCGTACCGGCTGCTGCCGCTGCGACCGACACATCGGGCTCCCTCGCGTTCACCGGGCAGGACGACCGCCCGGCGATCGCGCTCGGTTCGGCCCTGCTCCTGGCGGGGATCGCCGTGCTCGCCCTGGCGCGTCGCCGTCGGCTCACCGTCGACGCGCCCGAGTCGGCCGGATCCGCGACGCCGCGTCACGGCCTCCGTCGGCAGCGCTGA
- a CDS encoding sigma-70 family RNA polymerase sigma factor: MLHRRPTTDPATTSDDALLIAVCGGDREAFHQLYLRLTPRLVSFARRTLVDHAQAEEVVHDVLLDVWSDDTTPYDPARASATSWLQTLTHRRAVDRVRSIERTRQREIRVGMRDFEPVDHDAAERLDVLAEWVAVRNALADLTPNQRSAVLLRYRDGLTDLEVADRLSVPVGTAKTRIRSGIRSLRRCLSVAV, encoded by the coding sequence ATGCTGCACCGTCGACCGACCACCGACCCCGCCACGACGAGCGATGACGCGCTGCTCATCGCCGTCTGCGGCGGCGACCGCGAGGCCTTCCACCAGCTCTACCTCCGGCTGACGCCGCGCCTCGTGTCGTTCGCCCGCCGGACGCTCGTCGACCACGCCCAGGCCGAGGAGGTCGTGCACGACGTCCTCCTCGACGTCTGGTCCGACGACACGACACCGTACGACCCCGCGCGCGCGTCGGCGACGAGCTGGCTCCAGACCCTCACCCACCGCCGCGCCGTCGACCGGGTCCGGTCCATCGAGCGCACCCGGCAGCGGGAGATCCGCGTCGGGATGCGGGACTTCGAGCCGGTCGACCACGACGCCGCCGAGCGGTTGGACGTGCTGGCCGAGTGGGTCGCGGTGCGGAACGCGCTCGCCGACCTCACGCCGAACCAGCGATCCGCCGTGCTCTTGCGGTACCGCGACGGGCTCACGGACCTGGAGGTCGCCGACCGGTTGAGCGTCCCGGTCGGCACCGCGAAGACGCGGATCCGGAGCGGTATCCGCAGCCTCCGCCGCTGCCTCAGCGTCGCGGTCTGA
- a CDS encoding PEP/pyruvate-binding domain-containing protein — MSSPSEPCVEPRDRALDDAVFALDHHHGVPVRELTELLGGKGAGLAEMTALGLDVPPGFTIALPVFRRWRHGGWPPSLDAVVAAHVAALGQRMGRRLGDPDDPLLLSVRSGAAVSMPGMLDTVLDLGLNDDTVRGLARATGDDAFAEDSHRRFLRMYATIVMGVSVEALADAEDARTLQRRITELAGRPVPHDPEQQLREAIAAVFASWDSERARAYRARDGIDDDAGTAVTVQAMVFGNRGPRSGTGVVFTRDPATGAPGPYGDYLVRGQGEDVVDGSAHPVPVRDLADLDPQVYVDLMAALRRLEAHYRHVCDVEFTVEEGRLWFLQTRAGKLSAVAAVRTAVDLVDDPEVALTPEEAVARVPEEVRERARLDLETGGAGSATEHGDDADGAAAGGPLLVTGLGASPGIVTGAVVFSSEAALAADGDVVLVRRETSPKDVVGMSAAVAIVTCRGGLASHAAVVARGWGVPAVVGAGDLVLAGAGDDTTATGPSGVVVRVGDVVTVDGASGRVWVGAAGAATGDGSGTDAGDASSGTATAASDGAGAPVPPDRGGDRAAALRALERLDTWAAGR; from the coding sequence ATGTCCTCCCCGTCCGAGCCGTGCGTCGAACCGCGGGACCGCGCGCTCGACGACGCCGTGTTCGCGCTCGACCACCACCACGGCGTCCCCGTCCGCGAGCTCACGGAGCTGCTCGGCGGCAAGGGCGCGGGCCTCGCCGAGATGACCGCGCTGGGACTCGACGTCCCCCCGGGGTTCACGATCGCACTGCCGGTGTTCCGTCGGTGGCGTCACGGTGGCTGGCCCCCCTCGCTCGACGCCGTCGTCGCGGCACACGTCGCGGCGCTCGGCCAGCGGATGGGCCGCCGGCTCGGCGACCCGGACGATCCGCTGCTGCTGTCCGTTCGGAGCGGCGCCGCCGTCTCGATGCCCGGGATGCTCGACACGGTCCTCGACCTCGGGCTCAACGACGACACCGTGCGGGGGCTCGCGCGCGCCACCGGGGACGACGCCTTCGCCGAGGACAGCCACCGGCGCTTCCTCCGGATGTACGCCACGATCGTCATGGGCGTGTCCGTCGAGGCGCTCGCCGACGCCGAGGACGCCCGCACGCTGCAACGACGGATCACCGAGCTCGCCGGGCGGCCCGTGCCGCACGACCCCGAGCAGCAGCTCCGCGAGGCGATCGCCGCGGTCTTCGCGTCGTGGGACAGCGAGCGTGCCCGCGCCTACCGCGCCCGCGACGGCATCGACGACGACGCCGGCACCGCCGTCACCGTGCAGGCCATGGTGTTCGGCAACCGCGGACCACGCTCCGGAACCGGCGTCGTCTTCACGCGCGACCCGGCCACCGGCGCGCCGGGCCCGTACGGCGACTACCTCGTCCGCGGCCAGGGCGAGGACGTCGTCGACGGCAGTGCGCACCCGGTGCCGGTCCGCGACCTCGCCGACCTCGACCCCCAGGTGTACGTCGACCTCATGGCCGCGCTGCGCCGCCTGGAGGCCCACTACCGCCACGTCTGCGACGTCGAGTTCACCGTCGAGGAGGGACGGCTCTGGTTCCTCCAGACCCGCGCCGGCAAGCTCAGCGCGGTCGCCGCCGTGCGCACCGCCGTCGACCTGGTGGACGACCCGGAGGTCGCGCTGACGCCCGAGGAGGCCGTGGCGCGCGTCCCGGAGGAGGTCCGGGAGCGGGCGCGGCTCGACCTCGAGACGGGTGGTGCTGGCTCCGCCACGGAGCACGGTGACGACGCGGACGGTGCTGCCGCCGGCGGGCCCCTGCTCGTGACCGGGCTCGGCGCGTCGCCCGGGATCGTCACCGGGGCGGTCGTGTTCTCGTCCGAGGCGGCGCTCGCCGCGGACGGCGACGTCGTGCTCGTGCGTCGTGAGACCAGCCCGAAGGACGTCGTCGGGATGTCCGCCGCGGTCGCGATCGTCACCTGCCGGGGCGGCCTGGCCAGTCACGCGGCCGTGGTCGCGCGGGGGTGGGGCGTCCCGGCCGTGGTCGGCGCCGGTGACCTCGTGCTCGCGGGTGCCGGGGACGACACCACCGCGACCGGCCCCTCCGGCGTCGTGGTCCGCGTCGGCGACGTCGTGACCGTCGACGGTGCCTCCGGTCGGGTGTGGGTCGGAGCGGCGGGGGCCGCGACCGGGGACGGGAGCGGAACGGACGCCGGCGACGCGTCGTCGGGGACGGCGACCGCGGCGAGCGACGGGGCGGGCGCCCCCGTGCCTCCCGACCGGGGCGGCGACCGGGCCGCGGCGCTGCGCGCGCTCGAGCGGCTCGACACCTGGGCCGCCGGACGGTGA